The proteins below come from a single Macrobrachium rosenbergii isolate ZJJX-2024 chromosome 50, ASM4041242v1, whole genome shotgun sequence genomic window:
- the LOC136832865 gene encoding uncharacterized protein isoform X1 — MKQMVYLLVTNAVYGLSQTELGRPLHEGNETGLSWVTTFQLCSIALLGFSYILIGISTLLIVHLLRAKKERPRAISDPGTSSELYATQPPTTSRNDRTLEANLSSVRFTRNRKSENLYEDLDAMSYRDADVPTYNEIEVCEELEAFYDSMCGRDSILMNNLDSPDADSAHKTLNKF, encoded by the exons ATGAAGCAGATGGTGTATCTTTTAGTGACGAATGCTGTTTACGGCCTGAGTCAGACTG AGCTTGGTCGGCCACTTCACGAAGGAAACGAAACCGGACTATCGTGGGTCACCACTTTCCAACTGTGCAGCATCGCTTTATTAGGGTTCAGCTACATACTTATCGGCATTTCGACTCTCCTCATAGTTCATCTCCTTCGAGCCAAGAAGGAACGGCCTAGAG CGATTTCAGATCCCGGCACATCATCCGAGCTCTACGCGACACAGCCTCCAACGACGTCGAGAAACGACCGCACCTTGGAAGCAAATCTCTCCTCAGTTAGATTCACCCGTAACAGGAAAAGCGAGAACCTTTACGAGGACTTGGATGCTATGAGTTACAGGGATGCTGATGTGCCTACGTACAACGAGATCGAAGTGTGTGAGGAATTAGAAGCCTTCTACGACTCCATGTGCGGACGAGATTCCATCCTCATGAATAATCTGGATTCCCCGGATGCTGATTCCGCCCACAAAACTCTGAACAAGTTTTAA
- the LOC136832476 gene encoding uncharacterized protein, translated as MNRLLALCLVLQCIFSGIATQLENGRLMTHNASLSFRLPAQKKVLLMFWPQMNTPITLHYFYDGVNKTGKFNYLKETSTEPYFILIDLEGINMSKPATVEKPLELDPKPRSLTGRVLDVSSIENVTWEMYVASENAKGDGMTSEQLLILSLAASLGLTSLILIFLASYVFYLKKTTVLQPDVSLEQSHCNQMACHISENSLYGAVIR; from the exons ATGAATCGTCTGCTCGCCTTGTGCCTGGTGCTTCAGTGCATCTTCTCTGGCATTGCAACCCAGCTCG AAAATGGCCGCCTGATGACACACAATGCGAGTCTGAGCTTCAGACTCCCAGCACAAAAGAAGGTTCTCCTCATGTTTTGGCCTCAGATGAACACTCCCATcactttacattatttttatgatggtGTGAATAAAACTGGGAAGTTCAACTACCTCAAAGAAACAAGTACTGAGCCTTACTTCATTTTAATAGACCTAGAG GGAATCAACATGTCAAAGCCAGCGACGGTGGAGAAACCTTTGGAGCTAGACCCAAAACCCCGTTCTTTAACCGGGAGAGTACTCGATGTGTCTAGCATAGAAAATGTTACCTGGGAGATGTATGTCGCATCTGAAAACG CGAAAGGTGACGGAATGACATCAGAGCAACTTTTGATACTCTCCCTGGCCGCTTCACTGGGACTCACGAGCTTGATATTAATTTTCCTCGCCTCCTACGTATTTTATCTTAAGAAGACTACAGTACTGCAGCCGG ATGTTTCGTTAGAGCAGTCTCACTGCAATCAAATGGCGTGTCACATCAGCGAAAATAGCCTGTATGGGGCAGTGATTCGATAA
- the LOC136832865 gene encoding uncharacterized protein isoform X2, with amino-acid sequence MELGRPLHEGNETGLSWVTTFQLCSIALLGFSYILIGISTLLIVHLLRAKKERPRAISDPGTSSELYATQPPTTSRNDRTLEANLSSVRFTRNRKSENLYEDLDAMSYRDADVPTYNEIEVCEELEAFYDSMCGRDSILMNNLDSPDADSAHKTLNKF; translated from the exons ATGG AGCTTGGTCGGCCACTTCACGAAGGAAACGAAACCGGACTATCGTGGGTCACCACTTTCCAACTGTGCAGCATCGCTTTATTAGGGTTCAGCTACATACTTATCGGCATTTCGACTCTCCTCATAGTTCATCTCCTTCGAGCCAAGAAGGAACGGCCTAGAG CGATTTCAGATCCCGGCACATCATCCGAGCTCTACGCGACACAGCCTCCAACGACGTCGAGAAACGACCGCACCTTGGAAGCAAATCTCTCCTCAGTTAGATTCACCCGTAACAGGAAAAGCGAGAACCTTTACGAGGACTTGGATGCTATGAGTTACAGGGATGCTGATGTGCCTACGTACAACGAGATCGAAGTGTGTGAGGAATTAGAAGCCTTCTACGACTCCATGTGCGGACGAGATTCCATCCTCATGAATAATCTGGATTCCCCGGATGCTGATTCCGCCCACAAAACTCTGAACAAGTTTTAA